A window of the Natronomonas salina genome harbors these coding sequences:
- a CDS encoding PemK-like protein: MTEFEDLERSDIVWATDPLSEKGRPLLILGTPEFPHHGVQLITVLLSTKTYHEESLTLRDDDYDGEPLGERSHVLPWSLVTLTSAADVEYRLTALVDDRMVDVARETIDYISS, from the coding sequence GTGACCGAGTTCGAAGACTTGGAACGTAGTGATATCGTCTGGGCGACCGATCCGCTCTCGGAGAAGGGACGGCCGTTGCTCATCTTGGGGACACCGGAGTTCCCCCACCATGGCGTGCAACTCATCACGGTCCTGCTCTCGACGAAAACCTACCATGAAGAGTCACTCACGCTTCGCGACGACGACTACGACGGCGAGCCACTTGGGGAACGAAGCCACGTCCTTCCCTGGTCTCTCGTGACCCTCACCAGTGCGGCAGACGTGGAATATCGATTGACTGCACTCGTCGACGACCGTATGGTGGACGTTGCAAGAGAGACGATCGACTATATCTCCTCGTAG
- a CDS encoding MarR family transcriptional regulator, translated as MSGGTIDIEEFEDADVDEFDERNDTERVVTFLDEHDDRAWKAATIADQLGLDSDAVNAILSRLKARGLVRHKRPYWAITDDEERLRAAYRLHRQYDAADEEYGEERLEAVQTDGMEPVE; from the coding sequence ATGTCGGGCGGCACCATCGATATCGAGGAATTCGAGGACGCCGACGTCGACGAATTCGACGAGCGGAACGACACCGAGCGGGTCGTTACGTTCCTCGACGAGCACGACGACCGTGCATGGAAGGCGGCGACGATCGCCGACCAGCTCGGACTGGATTCCGACGCCGTCAATGCGATCCTCTCGCGGCTGAAAGCGCGGGGTCTCGTGCGACACAAGCGCCCGTACTGGGCAATCACGGACGACGAGGAACGGCTCCGGGCTGCCTACCGGCTGCACCGGCAGTACGATGCTGCCGACGAGGAGTACGGTGAGGAGCGGCTCGAAGCGGTACAGACTGACGGCATGGAGCCCGTGGAGTGA
- a CDS encoding PD-(D/E)XK nuclease family protein yields MSDTLPGFDQEELENFVEQYMQLDRRVQRPQNIYSILPGSRERKYQYTLKYFLDPGRPHGLGYTLLESLLECVGLHEFNLAGQHVEIDDEVRIADTGSDGIIDLIICGGSALADHPRWGVFLELKVGAPEGTDQTTTYAQAETWDSNWFDLDTLAVDRLDTTKYLYVKRAVADDPDDKTGTFESVNWSEIVESFERNTRESLFEYPNRSVIQFTDFIQALKETENMDSGIDEDELNERLNLYFEHNELIQQVEKANSQFESDFEDLSKYLVDNWESKIIDKYDFEESAWKTSLSSNPKWQGILPEYWEQDPLNRRSTIKLYFRHSPTTDHLRNQRLSFRLRLPPQRNVHTEELHDGESFNDVFARNCTTEYEEKIDAALESLDIDASGLGSASALVEKTYQLDPHNLADSYFEQLDNAVSEFCSEQCELTKVMNEVFEDTYQEVFKEEPAGEFLGCLSKRE; encoded by the coding sequence ATGAGTGACACTCTCCCGGGATTCGATCAGGAAGAGTTAGAAAATTTTGTCGAGCAGTATATGCAGCTCGATCGGCGGGTTCAACGGCCACAAAACATCTACTCGATACTCCCTGGATCGAGAGAACGGAAATACCAGTACACGCTCAAATACTTCCTGGATCCTGGGAGACCTCATGGCTTGGGGTATACACTCCTGGAATCACTGCTCGAATGTGTTGGTCTTCACGAATTCAACCTTGCCGGACAGCACGTCGAGATCGATGACGAAGTCAGAATAGCGGACACCGGATCAGATGGAATTATTGACCTGATCATCTGCGGTGGGAGTGCCTTAGCTGACCATCCTCGCTGGGGAGTCTTTCTGGAGTTAAAAGTCGGTGCACCAGAGGGAACGGACCAAACCACGACGTACGCTCAAGCTGAAACATGGGATAGCAATTGGTTTGATCTGGACACACTAGCTGTCGACCGCCTAGATACGACGAAGTACCTCTATGTGAAACGGGCGGTGGCAGATGACCCTGATGACAAGACTGGGACGTTCGAGTCTGTCAACTGGTCGGAGATCGTGGAGAGTTTCGAGCGCAATACTCGGGAGTCGCTTTTCGAGTATCCCAACCGCAGCGTTATTCAGTTCACAGACTTCATACAGGCACTGAAGGAGACCGAGAACATGGACTCGGGTATTGATGAAGATGAGTTGAACGAACGCCTCAACCTGTACTTTGAACATAACGAGCTCATCCAGCAGGTCGAGAAAGCAAACAGCCAGTTCGAGAGTGACTTCGAAGATCTAAGCAAGTACTTGGTGGATAACTGGGAGAGCAAGATCATCGATAAGTACGATTTCGAGGAATCAGCGTGGAAAACATCGTTATCTAGCAACCCGAAGTGGCAGGGCATTCTTCCCGAGTACTGGGAGCAAGATCCGCTGAATAGACGGAGTACCATCAAACTGTACTTCCGTCATTCGCCAACGACCGATCACCTCCGGAATCAACGTCTCAGTTTCAGGCTTCGCCTGCCGCCACAGCGGAATGTGCATACAGAGGAACTCCACGATGGAGAATCGTTCAACGATGTTTTTGCTCGAAACTGCACCACCGAGTATGAAGAGAAAATAGATGCCGCCCTTGAATCATTAGATATCGATGCTTCTGGATTGGGTAGTGCATCTGCACTCGTTGAGAAAACCTACCAACTCGACCCACACAATTTAGCTGACTCGTACTTTGAGCAACTTGATAACGCAGTATCCGAGTTCTGCAGTGAGCAATGTGAGCTCACAAAAGTCATGAATGAGGTTTTTGAAGATACGTATCAGGAAGTGTTCAAAGAGGAGCCAGCGGGTGAGTTCCTAGGCTGTCTCTCCAAACGTGAATAA
- a CDS encoding DUF7558 family protein yields MQQTLTGCAFCNAQPGTEIGEAHTWGKDERVTYPICIDCAIQKRPVSEECDRHACDGCGLVVDALAALTRFRVELGHLEGPLYLCANCSPGGPATYWTRDLEGHVVGKVSE; encoded by the coding sequence ATGCAGCAGACGCTCACTGGCTGTGCCTTCTGCAATGCCCAGCCCGGGACCGAGATTGGTGAGGCGCATACCTGGGGAAAGGACGAGCGGGTCACCTACCCGATTTGTATCGACTGTGCCATTCAGAAGCGACCCGTCTCCGAGGAATGCGACCGGCATGCCTGCGATGGTTGTGGACTCGTCGTCGACGCACTCGCTGCCCTCACGCGGTTCCGCGTCGAGCTCGGCCACCTCGAGGGACCACTCTACCTTTGCGCCAACTGTAGTCCCGGTGGGCCTGCCACCTACTGGACGCGAGACCTCGAAGGGCATGTCGTCGGTAAGGTGTCGGAGTGA
- a CDS encoding ImmA/IrrE family metallo-endopeptidase has product MATSSDASASFEEADTRSEEMHSTIEAWVDDLVDAVDDAQSSEAFQEWLDVQSRFHDYSYRNTLLIKQQCPEATKVAGYRTWQEEFDRHVKEGESAIWIWAPIIAKRCPECENSQSYHEESDCAYDETPPEEWSKGLVGFNPAPVFDVSQTDGEPLPELDTAATGEAGDLVSWLTEAAEELGVAVRIVSEEEWPHGDAKGVCKPLRGSEGDALVEVKDRANQADLAGTLIHEYAHALLHTGTEDEAERAKREVEAEAVAYVVGRYFDLDMSGSAFYLAAWESDDPEAVRERLGRISRTAQDVIDCLID; this is encoded by the coding sequence ATGGCTACGAGTAGCGACGCGTCGGCCTCGTTCGAGGAGGCCGACACACGGTCCGAGGAGATGCACAGTACGATCGAAGCGTGGGTCGACGACCTCGTCGACGCCGTCGACGACGCCCAGAGCAGTGAAGCCTTCCAGGAGTGGCTCGACGTGCAGAGTCGGTTCCACGACTACTCCTACAGGAACACGCTGCTGATCAAACAGCAGTGTCCGGAGGCGACGAAAGTCGCCGGCTATCGGACCTGGCAGGAGGAGTTCGATCGCCACGTCAAGGAGGGCGAGTCGGCGATCTGGATCTGGGCGCCGATCATCGCCAAGCGCTGTCCCGAATGCGAGAACTCGCAGAGCTACCACGAGGAGAGCGACTGTGCGTACGACGAGACGCCGCCGGAGGAGTGGTCGAAAGGGCTCGTCGGGTTCAATCCAGCCCCCGTGTTCGATGTCTCTCAGACTGACGGCGAGCCGCTACCTGAACTGGATACCGCAGCTACTGGTGAGGCGGGCGACCTCGTCTCCTGGCTCACTGAAGCGGCTGAGGAACTCGGTGTGGCCGTTCGGATCGTCTCCGAAGAGGAATGGCCACATGGAGACGCGAAGGGCGTCTGCAAGCCGTTACGGGGGAGTGAAGGTGACGCCTTGGTCGAAGTCAAGGACCGGGCGAATCAAGCGGATCTCGCCGGAACGCTCATCCACGAGTACGCCCATGCATTACTGCATACCGGTACCGAGGATGAAGCCGAACGGGCGAAGCGAGAAGTCGAAGCCGAAGCGGTCGCGTACGTCGTAGGTCGGTACTTTGATCTGGATATGAGCGGGTCTGCGTTCTACCTCGCTGCCTGGGAGTCCGATGACCCTGAAGCTGTTCGTGAACGGCTCGGCCGGATTAGTCGAACGGCCCAGGACGTCATTGATTGTCTGATAGATTGA